One Scomber scombrus chromosome 4, fScoSco1.1, whole genome shotgun sequence genomic region harbors:
- the htr1aa gene encoding 5-hydroxytryptamine (serotonin) receptor 1A a: MDFIATSSNDSNATSSYPAGVDVVADWDGGENGTGTGSLPDLLLSYQIITSLLLGALILCSIFGNACVVAAIALERSLQNVANYLIGSLAVTDLMVSVLVLPMAALYQVLNKWTLGQEICDLFISLDVLCCTSSILHLCAIALDRYWAITDPIDYVNKRTPRRAAILISVTWLIGFSISIPPMLGWRSAEDRAITDACMISQDPGYTIYSTFGAFYIPLILMLVLYGRIFKAARFRIRKTVKKTQTAKLSEKCLTVSPAIFHKKTNGESKPSSPFVNGAVKHGEEGESLEIIEVINNSKTHLPLPNTPQSSHGYENMNEKNSGAKRKIALARERKTVKTLGIIMGTFIFCWLPFFIVALVLPFCAESCYMPEWLTAVINWLGYSNSLLNPIIYAYFNKDFQSAFKKIIKCKFHRP, translated from the coding sequence ATGGATTTTATAGCAACAAGCAGCAACGACAGCAACGCCACCAGCAGTTACCCTGCCGGGGTGGACGTGGTTGCCGACTGGGACGGGGGTGAGAATGGCACGGGGACTGGGTCTCTGCCAGATCTGTTGCTGAGTTACCAGATTATTACCTCTCTGCTCCTGGGGGCCCTCATCCTCTGCTCCATATTTGGCAATGCATGCGTCGTGGCCGCCATCGCCCTGGAGAGATCTCTCCAGAATGTGGCTAACTATCTCATCGGATCTCTGGCTGTGACAGACCTCATGGTATCGGTGCTGGTTCTGCCAATGGCGGCCCTCTACCAGGTTTTGAACAAGTGGACCCTGGGGCAGGAGATCTGTGATTTATTCATCTCTCTGGATGTACTGTGTTGCACATCATCCATCCTGCATCTGTGCGCAATTGCCTTGGACAGGTACTGGGCCATAACAGATCCCATTGACTATGTAAATAAACGGACGCCAAGGCGAGCTGCAATCTTGATTAGTGTGACTTGGCTAATTGGTTTCTCCATCTCTATTCCGCCTATGTTAGGCTGGAGAAGCGCCGAAGACAGAGCGATAACTGACGCCTGCATGATCAGCCAGGATCCGGGCTATACCATATACTCCACATTTGGGGCTTTCTACATCCCTCTTATTCTCATGTTGGTCTTGTACGGGCGAATATTTAAGGCTGCACGGTTTCGGATTCGGAAGACGGTcaagaaaacacagacagcaaaATTATCAGAGAAGTGTTTGACTGTGTCTCCGGCGATCTTCCACAAGAAAACAAACGGGGAGTCCAAACCCAGCTCTCCGTTCGTAAACGGTGCAGTGAAGCATGGAGAGGAGGGCGAGTCACTGGAAATCATAGAAGTTATTAACAACTCAAAGACCCACCTGCCTCTTCCCAACACCCCACAGTCATCGCATGGTTAcgaaaacatgaatgaaaaaaactcGGGAGCAAAGAGAAAGATTGCACTGGCCAGGGAACGCAAAACGGTTAAAACACTGGGCATCATCATGGGAACTTTCATCTTCTGCTGGCTGCCCTTTTTCATCGTCGCACTGGTGCTGCCTTTCTGTGCAGAGAGCTGCTACATGCCGGAGTGGCTGACCGCAGTCATAAATTGGCTGGGTTATTCCAACTCTCTTCTCAACCCCATCATATATGCCTACTTCAACAAAGACTTCCAAAGTGCTTTCAAGAAgattataaaatgcaaattTCACAGAccctaa
- the rgs7bpa gene encoding regulator of G-protein signaling 7-binding protein A: protein MSSASNGRKNRPRSAGNIFQIGKPPYRDPQRRESTESTRKAQRAVADCRMIVQEFNTLVALYRELVISIGEISVDCPSLRAEMLKTRTKGCEMARAAHHSLSLISGPEDGEIHPEICRLFIQLQCCLEMYITEMLKSVCLLGSLQLHRKGKDSCGPTGVDSKIEESSDIPILEDTSSSPTDCPQLCWLVANDIENIEKDMREMKNLLSKLRETMPLPLKNQDDSSLLNLTPYPLVQQRKRRFFGLCCLVTS from the exons ATGAGTTCTGCATCGAATGGGCGCAAAAACCGCCCCAGATCCGCTGGGAACATCTTCCAGATCGGCAAGCCTCCTTACCGAGACCCACAGAGGAGGGAGAGCACCGAAAGTACCCGCAAAGCCCAGCGCGCCGTGGCCGACTGCAGAATG ATCGTCCAAGAATTCAATACACTTGTTGCGCTGTACCGTGAACTGGTCATCTCCATTGGCGAAATCTCTGTCGACTGCCCCTCTTTACGGGCCGAAATGCTGAAGACGAGAACTAAAGGCTGCGAAATGGCGAGAGCGGCACACCACAGTCTCTCCTTGATATCGGG GCCAGAGGATGGGGAGATCCACCCTGAGATCTGTAGACTGTTCATCCAGCTACAATGCTGTCTGGAGATGTACATCACTGAGATGCTCAAATCCGTCTGCTTGCTTGGCTCCCTGCAGCTCCACAGGAAAG GTAAAGATTCCTGTGGTCCCACAGGGGTCGACAGTAAGATCGAGGAGAGCTCAGACATCCCAATCCTGGAGGACACCTCTTCCTCCCCCACTGACTGCCCTCAACTCTGCTGGCTGGTGGCCAATGACATAGAAAACATAGAAAA GGATATGAGGGAAATGAAGAACCTTCTCAGTAAACTCAGGGAGACGATGCCTTTACCATTGAAGAACCAAG ATGACAGCAGTTTGCTGAACTTGACTCCCTACCCACTGGTCCAACAGAGGAAGAGGCGGTTCTTTGGGCTCTGTTGCCTGGTAACCAGCTAA
- the c7a gene encoding complement component C7 yields MKNIAQLCLVVLPSLLFLFTPKGICGQRVHCQWGPYGDWSECDGCTKLQTRTRAMAVYAQFGGNLCPGERTETRSCETTKGCPLEDGCGDRFRCRSGKCVSQSLVCNGDQDCEEDGQDEQACDPLQKYIVCLNSAPPPNTELLGLGYDVVTGKRRASVINTKSFGGQCRTMFSGVHNNVYRLPLSTIQYSFMVKAQNDFSDEMFKSEWHYAKDKVKRQTVSGTTTGYRNSDYHMTHDKTKVHKIVVLKNDIEVAQFQSNSPQYLPISEEFWKALAKLPSVYDYAAYRRVLERFGTHYLSEGNLGGSFKVVAKIDEETERQMVTESHQSNECVRTKRWFLIFPITTVDCRQDQSYHSSSSGYQRSNNEHKVEVDGGDLPFIAALNTMDLNNPEKNWQTYSNWADSIRSFPQVTKQKLRPLSELVKEVHCAGVKKLYLRRAIEQYFSESDPCHCRPCSNNGMAVMDGDVCKCICKPGTSGLACERGSEVEGQQGVIYGGWSCWSSWSTCSGNRRSQSRSCSNPTPRNGGESCIGEPTETSDCEDQDIQYLKTMEPQCFDLTLPASQKCGVPPALINGYILDPKDIYLVGSKVEYTCAEGFFLIGHSTLECNADKTWSARPGLCTISRCTIRSLADDVIASPLKQAYGIGETVTLSCPEGRQLLGEATVICDASLNFSPNPANTKCSPVSVPEQLIIPSVICQQWEKSSRGKCVCRMPFECGSSLEMCSTSPVTGKSILLSVCKLHALQCLKKNHIIAEDSTCKWPLRNITTTTDCTNCQMWETCDDQTNKCRCKDSAECSTPGFNVCVRVGEDATAATQTMSECEAGLRRCKAEKVSVVNILPCTS; encoded by the exons ATGAAG AATATTGCACAACTCTGTCTGGTAGTCTTGCCATCACTTCTATTCCTCTTCACTCCTAAAGg GATTTGTGGCCAGCGTGTGCATTGCCAGTGGGGGCCATATGGAGATTGGTCAGAGTGCGATGGGTGCACAAAATTGCAG ACCAGAACACGAGCCATGGCTGTCTATGCTCAGTTTGGAGGAAATCTTTGCCCAGGGGAGCGAACAGAGACCAGGTCCTGTGAAACCACAAAAGGCTGCCCTCTAGAGGATGGATGTGGAGACAGGTTTCGCTGCCGATCAG GGAAGTGTGTTAGCCAATCTTTAGTGTGTAACGGAGATCAGGACTGTGAGGAAGATGGACAGGATGAACAAGCTTGCGACccattacaaaaatacattgtATGTTTAAATTCAGCTCCCCCACCTAACACTGAGCTCCTGGGACTTGG ATATGATGTGGTGACAGGAAAGAGGAGGGCCAGTGTCATCAACACAAAGAGCTTTGGGGGTCAGTGTCGCACCATGTTCAGTGGTGTCCATAATAATGTCTACAGACTGCCCCTGAGTACTATCCAGTACAGCTTTATG GTTAAAGCTCAGAATGATTTCAGTGATGAGATGTTCAAGAGTGAATGGCATTATGCAAAGGACAAGGTCAAAAGACAGACAGTGTCCGGGACCACAACAGGATATCGCAACTCTGACTACCATATGACACATGACAAGACTAAG GTTCACAAGATTGTGGTTTTAAAGAATGACATAGAGGTCGCTCAGTTCCAGAGTAACTCTCCTCAGTACCTCCCAATATCTGAGGAGTTCTGGAAGGCACTGGCCAAACTACCATCTGTCTATGACTATGCCGCCTACAGGAGGGTTTTGGAAAGGTTTGGTACACACTACCTGTCTGAAGGAAACCTTGGAGGGTCCTTCAAAGTTGTGGCCAAGATTGATGAAGAAACCGAACGACAGATGG TCACTGAAAGCCACCAGAGTAATGAATGTGTAAGGACTAAACGTTGGTTTCTGATATTCCCCATCACCACTGTGGACTGCCGTCAAGATCAAAGTTATCACAGCTCATCCAGCG GTTATCAAAGGAGTAATAATGAGCATAAGGTGGAAGTAGATGGAGGAGACCTTCCATTTATAGCAGCACTGAATACCATGGACCTCAATAATCCAGAAAAGAACTGGCAAACATACTCAAACTGGGCTGACTCTATTCGATCGTTTCCACAGGTTACCAAACAAAAG CTGCGGCCGCTGTCAGAGCTGGTGAAGGAGGTTCATTGTGCTGGGGTGAAAAAACTCTACCTTCGCAGAGCCATAGAGCAGTACTTTAGTGAGAGTGACCCCTGCCACTGCCGGCCGTGCAGCAACAATGGCATGGCGGTCATGGATGGAGATGTATGCAAATGCATCTGTAAGCCTGGCACATCAGGACTGGCCTGTGAGCGGGGAAGTGAAGTGGAGGGTCAGCAGG GAGTGATTTATGGTGGTTGGTCCTGTTGGTCTTCCTGGTCAACATGTTCTGGGAATCGGAGGTCACAAAGTCGTTCCTGCTCTAATCCCACTCCTCGGAACGGGGGAGAGAGCTGTATCGGAGAACCCACTGAGACATCTGACTGTGAAGACCAAGACATACAATACTTAAA AACCATGGAGCCTCAGTGCTTTGACCTGACCCTCCCAGCAAGTCAGAAGTGTGGAGTTCCACCTGCTCTTATCAATGGCTACATTCTG GACCCTAAGGACATTTACCTTGTGGGTAGTAAGGTTGAGTACACTTGCGCTGAAGGTTTCTTTCTTATTGGTCACAGCACCCTAGAATGCAATGCTGATAAAACTTGGTCTGCCAGACCCGGACTGTGCACAA TCTCAAGGTGCACAATCAGGTCCCTCgctgatgatgtcattgccTCTCCATTAAAGCAGGCCTATGGAATAGGGGAGACAGTTACTTTGTCTTGCCCTGAGGGCAGACAGCTTCTAGGAGAAGCAACAGTTATTTGTGACGCCAGTCTAAATTTTTCACCAAATCCAGCAAACACCAAATGCAGCCCAG TCAGTGTGCCAGAACAACTCATCATTCCTTCAGTAATATGTCAGCAGTGGGAGAAGTCTTCCAgaggaaaatgtgtttgcagAATGCCCTTTGAGTGCGG TTCATCTTTGGAGATGTGCTCCACTAGTCCTGTGACGGGAAAGTCAATCCTTCTCAGTGTGTGCAAATTGCATGCACTGCAGTGTCTGAAGAAGAACCACATAATAGCAGAGGACAGCACCTGCAAGTGGCCACTGCGCAACATAACTACAACTACAGACTGTACCAACTGTCAGATGTGGGAAACCTGTGATG ATCAAACAAATAAGTGCCGCTGTAAGGACTCTGCAGAGTGTTCAACCCCAggatttaatgtgtgtgttcgtgttggGGAGGATGCAACTGCAGCCACACAGACCATGAGTGAGTGTGAAGCAGGACTACGCCGATGTAAAGCAGAAAAGGTGTCAGTTGTCAATATCCTGCCATGCACTTCCTGA